One genomic segment of Amycolatopsis sp. WQ 127309 includes these proteins:
- a CDS encoding acyl-CoA dehydrogenase family protein, whose protein sequence is MRIDYTPEQRALAAELREYFAELMTPERRAGLRAGSGEYGDGLVYKDVVRQLGKDGWLALGWPPEYGGQGRPMLDQLIFTDEAAVAGVPVPFLTVNTVGPTIMRYGTDEQKAFYLPKIAAGELHFSIGYSEPEAGTDLASLRTRAVRDGDEYVVTGQKMWTSLIEHADYVWLAVRTDPEAKKHRGLSILIVPTTAPGFSWTKVHTVAGAGTSATYYDGVRVPVSARVAEENAGWPLITNQLNHERVALTSSAPVRKALADVLAWAKETGAIDQEWVRLHLARVHAGAEYLKLRNWRIAWAAAASELGPADASATKVYGTEFAIEAYRLLMEVLGAAAVVRDGSPGALLAGRIERQHRSALILTFGGGTNEIQRDMIAATALGLPVTR, encoded by the coding sequence GTGCGGATCGACTACACGCCGGAGCAGCGCGCACTGGCCGCGGAGCTGCGGGAGTACTTCGCCGAGCTGATGACGCCGGAGCGTCGTGCCGGCCTCCGCGCGGGCAGCGGCGAGTACGGCGACGGCCTGGTCTACAAGGACGTCGTCCGGCAGCTGGGCAAGGACGGCTGGCTCGCGCTCGGCTGGCCGCCGGAGTACGGCGGTCAAGGCCGGCCGATGCTCGACCAGCTCATCTTCACCGACGAGGCGGCGGTCGCCGGGGTGCCGGTCCCGTTCCTGACGGTGAACACCGTCGGGCCGACCATCATGCGCTACGGCACCGACGAGCAGAAGGCGTTCTACCTGCCGAAGATCGCCGCCGGCGAGCTGCACTTCTCGATCGGCTACTCCGAGCCGGAGGCCGGCACCGACCTCGCGTCGCTGCGGACACGCGCGGTGCGCGACGGCGACGAGTACGTCGTCACCGGCCAGAAGATGTGGACGAGCCTGATCGAGCACGCCGACTACGTCTGGCTCGCCGTCCGGACCGACCCGGAGGCGAAGAAGCACCGCGGCCTGTCGATCCTGATCGTGCCGACGACGGCGCCCGGGTTCTCCTGGACCAAGGTCCACACGGTGGCGGGCGCGGGCACCAGCGCGACCTACTACGACGGCGTGCGCGTGCCGGTGTCGGCGCGCGTGGCCGAGGAGAACGCGGGCTGGCCGCTGATCACCAACCAGCTCAACCACGAGCGCGTCGCGCTGACGTCGTCCGCACCGGTCCGCAAGGCCCTGGCCGACGTCCTGGCGTGGGCGAAGGAGACCGGCGCCATCGACCAGGAGTGGGTGCGGCTGCACCTCGCGCGGGTGCACGCCGGCGCGGAATACCTGAAGCTGCGGAACTGGCGGATCGCCTGGGCGGCCGCGGCGAGCGAGCTGGGGCCGGCCGACGCGTCGGCGACCAAGGTGTACGGCACGGAGTTCGCGATCGAGGCGTACCGGCTGCTGATGGAGGTGCTCGGCGCGGCGGCCGTCGTCCGCGACGGCTCGCCGGGCGCGCTGCTGGCCGGGCGGATCGAACGGCAGCACCGCTCGGCGCTGATCCTCACCTTCGGCGGCGGCACCAACGAGATCCAGCGGGACATGATCGCCGCGACCGCCCTCGGCCTGCCCGTCACGCGCTAG
- a CDS encoding ferredoxin — MEIGVDRSLCEANAVCLGFAPDIFDLDDDEELVIQPGPVPGDQAERVSGAVRGCPKNALFIVS, encoded by the coding sequence ATGGAGATCGGCGTCGATCGTTCGCTCTGCGAGGCGAACGCGGTGTGCTTGGGGTTCGCACCGGACATCTTCGACCTCGACGACGACGAAGAACTGGTCATCCAGCCGGGTCCGGTGCCCGGCGACCAGGCGGAACGGGTCTCCGGTGCGGTGCGGGGCTGCCCGAAGAACGCCCTGTTCATCGTCAGTTAG
- a CDS encoding 3-oxoacyl-ACP reductase, translating to MSLTGRTAIVTGAAAGLGRAEALALAARGATVVVNDIGAPKDVVEEIEAAGGQAVAVAGDVGERATADTLVAAALDLGGLDIVVNNAGVLRDKMLFSMSDDDWDTVLRVHLRGHFLLSRNAAKHWRDKSKEDGKPVYGRLVNTASEAFLIGSPGQPNYAAAKAGITALTMSAARGLAKYGVRANAICPRARTAMTEGVFGAAPAEGADPLSVEHVAPFVAYLASPAAEHVNGQVFVVHGGSVALVEAPRIERRWSLDELETTVSDHFAGRDPGRMFAATEILEES from the coding sequence GTGAGCCTGACCGGCCGGACCGCGATCGTCACGGGTGCCGCCGCCGGGCTGGGACGGGCCGAAGCGCTCGCCTTGGCCGCGCGGGGCGCCACGGTCGTCGTCAACGACATCGGTGCGCCGAAGGACGTCGTCGAAGAGATCGAAGCCGCCGGTGGCCAGGCCGTCGCGGTCGCCGGTGACGTCGGCGAGCGCGCCACGGCGGACACGCTCGTGGCGGCCGCGCTCGACCTCGGCGGGCTCGACATCGTCGTGAACAACGCCGGTGTGCTGCGCGACAAGATGCTCTTCTCGATGTCCGACGACGACTGGGACACCGTGCTGCGCGTCCACCTGCGCGGGCACTTCCTGTTGTCCCGCAACGCCGCGAAGCACTGGCGCGACAAGTCCAAAGAGGACGGAAAGCCGGTGTACGGGCGGCTGGTGAACACCGCGTCCGAGGCCTTCCTGATCGGTTCGCCCGGCCAGCCCAACTACGCCGCGGCCAAGGCCGGCATCACCGCGCTCACCATGTCGGCCGCCCGCGGCCTGGCCAAGTACGGCGTCCGCGCCAACGCGATCTGCCCGCGCGCCCGGACGGCGATGACCGAGGGCGTGTTCGGCGCCGCCCCTGCCGAAGGCGCCGACCCGCTCTCGGTCGAGCACGTCGCCCCGTTCGTCGCCTACCTCGCCTCACCCGCCGCCGAGCACGTCAACGGCCAGGTGTTCGTCGTGCACGGCGGCTCGGTCGCGCTGGTCGAAGCGCCGCGGATCGAGCGGCGCTGGTCCCTCGACGAGCTGGAGACGACGGTCAGCGACCACTTCGCCGGCCGCGACCCCGGCCGGATGTTCGCCGCCACCGAAATCCTGGAGGAATCGTGA
- a CDS encoding glucose 1-dehydrogenase yields the protein MVRLDGKIALITGAARGQGEAAARAFVAEGAKVVIADILDDEGKQLAADLGDAAVYQHLDVGSEDDWAAAIERATTEFGALNVLVNNAGILHFSELGKTTLADYERVIRVNQIGAFLGMRSVVEPMTAAGGGSIVNVSSVEGLAGMPYLIAYTASKFAIRGMTKVAAMELGKKHIRVNSVHPGAIDTQMVSTAAGGQKVDMSYVGKKVALGRVGQPEDIAKLVLFLASEESSYCTGSEFVADGGATASHALNF from the coding sequence ATCGTGAGGCTCGACGGGAAGATCGCCCTCATCACCGGTGCCGCGCGCGGACAGGGCGAGGCCGCCGCACGCGCGTTCGTGGCCGAAGGCGCGAAGGTCGTGATCGCCGACATCCTGGACGACGAGGGCAAGCAACTCGCCGCCGATCTCGGTGACGCCGCCGTCTACCAGCACCTCGACGTCGGCAGCGAGGACGACTGGGCCGCGGCGATCGAGCGGGCGACCACGGAGTTCGGCGCGCTGAACGTGCTGGTCAACAACGCGGGCATCCTCCATTTCTCGGAACTGGGCAAGACGACGCTGGCCGATTACGAGCGCGTCATCCGGGTGAACCAGATCGGGGCGTTTCTCGGGATGCGCTCGGTCGTTGAACCCATGACCGCCGCCGGCGGTGGCTCCATCGTCAACGTGTCCTCTGTGGAGGGACTGGCCGGGATGCCGTACCTCATCGCCTACACCGCGAGCAAGTTCGCGATCCGCGGGATGACCAAGGTCGCGGCGATGGAACTCGGCAAGAAGCACATCCGGGTCAACTCGGTGCACCCCGGCGCGATCGACACGCAGATGGTTTCGACCGCGGCCGGCGGCCAGAAGGTCGACATGTCCTACGTCGGCAAGAAGGTGGCCCTCGGCCGGGTCGGGCAGCCCGAAGACATCGCGAAGCTGGTGCTGTTCCTGGCCAGCGAAGAGAGTTCGTACTGCACGGGTTCGGAGTTCGTGGCCGACGGCGGGGCGACGGCGTCCCACGCGCTCAACTTCTAG
- a CDS encoding ABC transporter permease produces MSDSTGTLPGTAALTQVGRLATLSWEVLRAIFKRPFQTREWIQQCWFFASVTILPTALVAIPFGAVIALQLGSLTAQIGAQSFTGAASALAIVQQASPLITALLVAGAGGSAVCADIGARKIREEIDAMEVLGVNPIQRLIVPRVLAAMVVSVLLNGLVSVVGVLGGYFFNVVLQGGTPGAYLASFNALAQVPDLWISEIKALLYGFVAGVVAAFRGLNPPPGPKGVGDAVNQAVVVTFLLLFLINVVLTAIYLRIVPPKAM; encoded by the coding sequence GTGAGCGACAGCACTGGCACGCTCCCGGGAACCGCGGCGCTGACGCAGGTCGGCCGCCTCGCGACGCTCTCCTGGGAGGTCCTGCGCGCGATCTTCAAGCGCCCCTTCCAGACCCGCGAGTGGATCCAGCAGTGCTGGTTCTTCGCCAGCGTCACCATCCTGCCGACGGCTTTGGTGGCCATCCCGTTCGGCGCGGTGATCGCGCTGCAGCTCGGCTCGCTGACCGCCCAGATCGGCGCCCAGTCCTTCACCGGCGCGGCCAGCGCGCTGGCCATCGTGCAGCAGGCCAGCCCGCTGATCACGGCGTTGCTCGTGGCCGGCGCCGGCGGCAGCGCGGTGTGCGCGGACATCGGCGCGCGCAAGATCCGCGAAGAGATCGACGCCATGGAGGTGCTGGGCGTCAACCCGATCCAGCGCCTGATCGTGCCGCGGGTGCTGGCCGCCATGGTGGTTTCGGTGCTGCTCAACGGCTTGGTCAGCGTCGTCGGTGTGCTCGGCGGGTACTTCTTCAACGTCGTCCTGCAGGGCGGCACGCCCGGCGCGTACCTGGCCAGCTTCAACGCGCTCGCCCAGGTCCCGGACCTCTGGATCAGCGAGATCAAGGCGCTGCTGTACGGCTTCGTGGCCGGCGTCGTCGCGGCGTTCCGCGGGCTGAACCCGCCGCCCGGGCCGAAGGGCGTCGGCGACGCCGTCAACCAGGCCGTCGTCGTCACGTTCCTGCTGCTGTTCCTCATCAACGTCGTGCTCACCGCGATCTACCTGCGGATCGTCCCGCCGAAGGCCATGTGA
- a CDS encoding ABC transporter permease gives MTAEPIDRADQDRTLEYLARPGQSLEGLGQLLSFAAKALAWSPRTIRRYSRETLRLLTEVCFGTGGLAVIGGTLGVMIGMTLFTGLIVGLQGYSALNQLGTAALTGFISAYFNTREVAPLSAGLALSATVGCGFTAQLGAMRISEEIDALEVMAVPSMPYLVTTRVLAGVAAVIPLYAVGLLSSYLASRQITIWLYGQSAGTYDHYFTLFLPPGDVLWSFGKVIVFSVLVILSHCYYGYTASGGPAGVGVAVGRAVRTSIVLISVLDFFLSLAIWGANTTVRISG, from the coding sequence ATGACGGCCGAGCCGATCGACCGCGCCGACCAGGACCGGACGCTCGAGTACCTCGCGCGTCCGGGCCAGAGTCTCGAAGGCCTCGGCCAGCTGCTCTCGTTCGCCGCGAAGGCGCTCGCCTGGTCGCCGCGCACGATCCGCCGCTACAGCCGGGAAACGCTGCGGCTGCTCACCGAAGTCTGCTTCGGCACCGGCGGCCTCGCGGTCATCGGCGGCACGCTCGGCGTGATGATCGGGATGACGTTGTTCACCGGCCTGATCGTCGGCCTCCAGGGCTACTCCGCGCTCAACCAGCTCGGCACGGCCGCGCTCACCGGGTTCATCTCCGCCTACTTCAACACCCGCGAGGTCGCGCCGCTCTCGGCCGGGCTCGCCCTGTCGGCCACGGTCGGCTGCGGCTTCACCGCGCAGCTCGGCGCGATGCGGATCTCCGAGGAGATCGACGCGCTCGAGGTCATGGCCGTGCCGAGCATGCCGTACCTGGTGACGACCCGCGTCCTCGCCGGCGTCGCCGCGGTGATCCCGCTCTACGCGGTCGGCCTGCTGTCGAGCTACCTCGCGTCCCGGCAGATCACCATCTGGCTCTACGGCCAATCCGCGGGCACCTACGACCACTACTTCACGCTCTTCTTGCCACCCGGCGACGTGCTCTGGTCGTTCGGCAAGGTGATCGTGTTCAGCGTGCTCGTGATCCTGTCCCACTGTTACTACGGCTACACCGCGAGCGGCGGCCCGGCCGGCGTCGGCGTGGCCGTGGGCCGCGCGGTGCGGACGTCGATCGTGCTGATCTCGGTCCTGGACTTCTTCCTGTCCCTCGCGATCTGGGGCGCCAACACCACGGTGAGGATCTCCGGATGA
- a CDS encoding MCE family protein, whose amino-acid sequence MRKALWQRLRYQVLGLAFLLVAALFIAFTLAVYNKAFTAVTLVKLETDHVGSQLRTGGDVKVRGVVVGEVRSVLAKGDHAELELALDPDKTSVIPKNVSARLLPKTLFGERYVALQLPDSSAGPIKAGDVIPQDRSSSAIELQKVLDDVMPLLQAVQPEKLSSTLTAVATALDGRGKQLGQTLSQLSDYLGKLNPSLPDIKADITGLANVSATYDKAAPDLLQALSDLTTTSRTIVEKRTQLSDLYATVTAASVDLTNFLVVNKDNLIRLTTAVQPTLDVLAKYAPEYPCLFDQLAGEVGPAELAFGKGTAHPEVSRVTIEFSASRGKYLPGVDEPKYDDKRGPRCYPQVPKPGHWPQYPPDGAIEDGSSKPAPPKSPDGSLPGPVTAGGGAVGGSGSIVGSADESELIALLASPALGATPDQVPGWAGLLVGPLYRGAEVELK is encoded by the coding sequence ATGAGGAAGGCACTCTGGCAGCGGCTCCGGTACCAGGTGCTGGGGCTCGCCTTCCTGCTCGTGGCCGCCTTGTTCATCGCCTTCACCCTGGCCGTCTACAACAAGGCGTTCACGGCCGTGACGCTGGTGAAGCTCGAGACGGACCACGTCGGCAGCCAGCTGCGCACGGGCGGCGACGTCAAGGTCCGCGGCGTCGTCGTCGGGGAGGTCCGGTCGGTGCTCGCGAAGGGCGACCACGCCGAGCTGGAGCTGGCTCTCGATCCGGACAAGACGTCGGTCATCCCGAAGAACGTCTCCGCACGGCTGCTGCCGAAGACGCTGTTCGGCGAGCGGTACGTCGCCCTGCAGCTGCCCGACAGCTCCGCCGGGCCGATCAAAGCCGGCGACGTCATCCCGCAGGACCGCAGCAGCAGCGCGATCGAGCTGCAGAAGGTCCTCGACGACGTGATGCCGCTGCTGCAGGCCGTCCAGCCGGAGAAGCTGTCGAGCACGCTCACCGCCGTGGCGACCGCGCTCGACGGCCGCGGCAAGCAGCTCGGCCAGACCCTCTCGCAGCTGTCGGACTACCTCGGCAAGCTCAACCCGTCGCTGCCCGACATCAAGGCCGACATCACCGGCCTCGCGAACGTCTCGGCCACCTACGACAAGGCCGCGCCGGACCTGCTGCAGGCGCTGTCGGACCTCACGACCACGAGCCGCACGATCGTCGAGAAGCGCACGCAGCTGAGCGACCTCTACGCGACCGTCACCGCGGCCTCCGTCGACCTCACGAACTTCCTGGTGGTCAACAAGGACAACCTGATCCGGCTCACCACCGCCGTCCAGCCGACGCTGGACGTGCTGGCCAAGTACGCGCCGGAGTACCCGTGCCTGTTCGACCAGCTGGCCGGTGAGGTCGGTCCCGCGGAGCTGGCGTTCGGCAAGGGCACCGCGCACCCCGAGGTCAGCCGCGTCACCATCGAGTTCAGCGCCAGCCGCGGCAAGTACCTGCCGGGCGTCGACGAACCGAAGTACGACGACAAGCGCGGCCCCCGCTGCTACCCGCAGGTGCCGAAACCGGGGCACTGGCCGCAGTACCCGCCGGACGGCGCGATCGAGGACGGCTCCAGCAAGCCCGCGCCGCCGAAGTCGCCCGACGGCAGCCTGCCCGGCCCGGTCACGGCCGGCGGCGGCGCGGTCGGCGGGTCCGGCAGCATCGTCGGCTCGGCCGACGAGTCGGAGCTGATCGCCCTGCTCGCGTCACCCGCGCTCGGCGCCACGCCGGACCAGGTGCCCGGCTGGGCGGGGTTACTGGTCGGGCCGCTCTACCGCGGAGCGGAGGTGGAGCTCAAGTGA
- a CDS encoding MCE family protein — protein MRSFVPSLVKLLVFAVVTVLFTGVLAATIANTNFGVTSGYLAKFTDASGLKEGDDVRIAGVKVGQVDTIDVAVGERNLAEVRFDVEHTYRLPESVTATIKYRNLVGQRYLALGTDVPGDKALPDGGTIPPERTKPALNLTVLFNGFKPLFKALSPHDVNQLSAEIISVFQGEGGTITSLLQHTASLTTAIASKDQVIGQVIANLNSVLGTVNAHGPQLGDLIEQTQKLVSGLAEQRKPIGDAVTALGDLAVSTTGLLADARPALKDDVAQLGTLSQNLGDSGELLNHLLEVLPGNLQKFTRTLSYGSWFNYYLCGINGTIGISSLDITLPIIPIPGTQRAERCGP, from the coding sequence GTGAGGAGTTTCGTCCCGTCACTGGTGAAGCTGCTGGTGTTCGCCGTCGTCACGGTCCTGTTCACCGGCGTCCTCGCGGCCACGATCGCGAACACCAACTTCGGCGTCACCTCGGGGTACCTGGCGAAGTTCACCGACGCGTCCGGCCTCAAGGAGGGCGACGACGTCCGCATCGCCGGGGTCAAGGTCGGCCAGGTCGACACGATCGACGTCGCCGTCGGGGAGCGGAACCTCGCCGAGGTGCGGTTCGACGTCGAGCACACCTACCGGCTGCCGGAGTCGGTGACCGCGACCATCAAGTACCGGAACCTGGTCGGCCAGCGCTACCTCGCGCTCGGCACCGACGTCCCGGGGGACAAGGCCCTGCCGGACGGCGGCACGATCCCGCCCGAGCGCACCAAACCCGCGTTGAACCTCACGGTGCTGTTCAACGGGTTCAAGCCGCTGTTCAAGGCCCTGAGCCCCCACGACGTCAACCAGCTGTCGGCCGAGATCATCAGCGTCTTCCAGGGCGAGGGCGGCACGATCACCAGCCTGCTGCAGCACACCGCGTCGCTCACCACCGCGATCGCGAGCAAGGACCAGGTGATCGGGCAGGTGATCGCCAACCTCAACAGCGTGCTCGGCACCGTCAACGCCCACGGCCCGCAGCTCGGCGACCTCATCGAGCAGACCCAGAAGCTGGTCAGCGGCCTGGCCGAGCAGCGCAAGCCGATCGGCGACGCGGTCACCGCGCTCGGCGACCTCGCCGTCTCGACCACCGGCCTGCTGGCCGACGCGCGCCCGGCGCTCAAGGACGACGTCGCGCAGCTCGGCACGCTGTCGCAGAACCTCGGCGACTCGGGCGAGCTGCTCAACCACCTGCTGGAAGTGCTGCCGGGCAACCTGCAGAAGTTCACCCGGACCCTGAGCTACGGCAGCTGGTTCAACTACTACCTGTGCGGGATCAACGGCACCATCGGCATCTCCTCGCTCGACATCACCCTGCCGATCATCCCCATCCCGGGCACGCAACGCGCGGAGAGGTGTGGTCCGTGA
- a CDS encoding MlaD family protein — translation MRRLKDRNQAAVGAVTLVLIVLVTATTYFSDQLPFFGNGTTYSAYFGESAGLAPDNEVEIAGVKVGTVSSVTLKGKQVLVRFRVKGVRVGDATTASIEIKTLLGEKYLALDTKGDGAQEPDATIPQARTRTPFQLQDAFDQLSTTVGDIDTKQLADSFNALSDSLKDSPQYLKDTLNGLSSLAKTVSSRDADLHTLLANTSQVSKTLSDRNAQLQRVISDGNLLLTELQNRKTAIHALLTGTQQLSQQLSGLVADNRTQLKPTLDKLGKVTDILQRNQGNLDKSLQLMAPFARVGANATGNGRWFEGYLCGLLPPTITVGGLSINPEGCTPPIAAPNQGVGRR, via the coding sequence GTGAGACGGCTGAAGGATCGCAACCAGGCCGCGGTCGGCGCGGTGACGCTCGTGCTCATCGTGCTCGTCACGGCCACGACGTACTTCTCCGACCAGCTCCCGTTCTTCGGCAACGGCACGACGTACTCGGCGTACTTCGGCGAGTCCGCCGGCCTGGCGCCGGACAACGAGGTCGAGATCGCCGGCGTCAAGGTCGGCACGGTGTCTTCCGTGACGCTCAAGGGCAAGCAGGTGCTCGTCCGGTTCCGCGTCAAGGGCGTCCGCGTCGGCGACGCGACGACCGCGTCCATCGAGATCAAGACGCTGCTGGGCGAGAAGTACCTCGCGCTCGACACCAAGGGCGACGGCGCCCAGGAGCCGGACGCGACCATCCCGCAGGCCCGCACCCGCACGCCGTTCCAGCTGCAGGACGCCTTCGACCAGCTGTCCACCACGGTCGGCGACATCGACACGAAACAGCTGGCGGACAGCTTCAACGCGTTGTCCGACAGCCTCAAGGACAGCCCGCAGTACCTGAAGGACACGCTGAACGGCTTGTCGTCGCTGGCCAAGACGGTCTCTTCGCGTGACGCGGACCTGCACACGCTGCTGGCCAACACCAGCCAGGTCTCGAAGACGCTGTCCGACCGCAACGCCCAGCTGCAACGCGTGATCAGCGACGGCAACCTGCTGCTCACCGAGCTGCAGAACCGCAAAACCGCGATCCACGCGCTGCTCACCGGCACCCAGCAGCTCTCGCAGCAGCTGTCCGGGCTCGTCGCGGACAACCGCACGCAGCTGAAGCCGACGCTGGACAAGCTCGGGAAGGTGACCGACATCCTGCAGCGCAACCAGGGCAACCTCGACAAGAGCCTGCAGCTGATGGCGCCGTTCGCCCGCGTCGGCGCGAACGCGACCGGCAACGGCCGCTGGTTCGAGGGTTACCTCTGCGGGCTGCTCCCGCCGACGATCACCGTGGGCGGCCTGTCCATCAACCCCGAGGGCTGCACCCCGCCGATCGCGGCGCCGAACCAGGGGGTGGGCCGCCGATGA
- a CDS encoding MCE family protein: protein MTIRTYRGRSLATWVAFACVVALVLTAGLWLVFRESSGTKLSAYFGKTVGLYAGSSVRVLGVPVGRVTDVTPQGDAVRVDMQVDEVQLPADVGAVVVAPSLVSDRYVQLTPAYDSGPVLATGTVLPRDRTATPVELDDMYSSLDKLSTALGPNGANKDGALSGVLDTAADALRGNGASLNSTVGQLADLAKTLDGSKDDLFSTVQNLNSFTGALAQSDQQLNEFYGRVADVSRFLADDSADVGAALQSLGGALGDVQQFVNDNKTALESNVDKLASLSKVLVDQRASLAEVLDIAPTGATNFINSYDAASGTIAVRDNLNELTNPPILTVCRLISAGTPKPIPDTLGSICKQLAPILDGALKLPTIPQVLNSLQNGELPPLPLPLVDVMQQLSGGAK from the coding sequence ATGACGATCCGGACCTATCGCGGCCGCAGCCTCGCGACGTGGGTGGCCTTCGCCTGCGTCGTCGCGCTCGTCCTCACCGCCGGGCTGTGGCTGGTGTTCCGCGAATCCAGCGGCACGAAGCTGTCGGCGTACTTCGGCAAGACCGTCGGGCTCTACGCGGGTTCGTCGGTGCGGGTGCTCGGCGTGCCGGTCGGGCGGGTCACCGACGTCACGCCGCAGGGTGACGCGGTGCGCGTCGACATGCAGGTCGACGAGGTGCAGCTGCCGGCCGACGTCGGCGCGGTCGTCGTCGCGCCGAGCCTGGTCAGCGACCGCTACGTCCAGCTCACCCCGGCCTACGACAGCGGCCCGGTGCTGGCCACGGGCACGGTGCTGCCGCGCGATCGGACCGCCACGCCGGTCGAGCTGGACGACATGTACTCGAGCCTGGACAAGCTGTCGACGGCGCTCGGCCCGAACGGCGCCAACAAGGACGGCGCGCTGTCGGGCGTCCTGGACACCGCCGCGGACGCCTTGCGCGGCAACGGCGCCTCGCTGAACTCGACGGTCGGGCAGCTCGCCGATCTCGCCAAGACCCTCGACGGCTCGAAGGACGACCTGTTCTCGACCGTGCAGAACCTGAACTCCTTCACCGGCGCGCTGGCCCAGAGCGACCAGCAGCTCAACGAGTTCTACGGCCGCGTCGCCGACGTCAGCCGGTTCCTCGCCGACGACTCCGCCGACGTCGGCGCCGCGCTGCAGTCGCTCGGCGGCGCGCTCGGCGACGTCCAGCAGTTCGTCAACGACAACAAGACGGCGCTGGAGTCCAATGTGGACAAGCTGGCGTCGCTGTCGAAGGTGCTCGTCGACCAGCGGGCCTCGCTGGCCGAGGTGCTCGACATCGCGCCGACCGGTGCCACCAACTTCATCAACTCCTACGACGCCGCGTCGGGCACCATCGCCGTGCGCGACAACCTCAACGAGCTGACCAACCCGCCGATCCTCACCGTGTGCCGGCTGATCAGCGCGGGCACGCCCAAGCCGATCCCGGACACCCTGGGCAGCATCTGCAAGCAGCTCGCGCCGATCCTGGACGGCGCGCTGAAGCTCCCGACCATCCCGCAGGTGCTGAACTCCCTGCAGAACGGCGAACTGCCACCGTTGCCACTCCCGCTCGTCGACGTGATGCAACAGCTTTCCGGCGGTGCCAAGTGA
- a CDS encoding MCE family protein — MKRLAGVLAGVLVLAACSDGGFNGLYGTPLPGGADVGDHPYQVTALFTDVLDLVPQSSVKVNDVAVGRVDKVTLTPDTRSALVSMTVNGDVALPANSHAELKQSSLLGEKFVELSVPAAEPATGKLGDGAQIPLGRTNRNPEVEEVLGALSLLLNGGGVEQIQKISHELNDALSGNEPEIRALLSRVDELATQLDGHKTEILRAIDGLGKLSATLTGQTQNLSNALDNLAPGLKIVTDQRDQLVGMLNALTTLSGVATDTVTKSRDQLVANLRTLQPTLTKLGEAGQDLPNALQILLTYPLPDYAGNVVKGDYANVDATVNLDLDKLIQNFTNSSQPPIALPNTIGGVPSTGTAAPPPLPLPDLGTVTGQSGGTELLGGLLGLIGGGK, encoded by the coding sequence GTGAAGCGGCTCGCGGGCGTGCTCGCCGGGGTGCTCGTGCTGGCGGCCTGCAGCGACGGCGGGTTCAACGGCCTCTACGGCACGCCGCTGCCGGGCGGCGCCGACGTCGGCGACCACCCCTACCAGGTCACCGCGCTGTTCACCGACGTCCTGGACCTCGTGCCGCAGTCGAGCGTCAAGGTCAACGACGTCGCGGTCGGCCGGGTCGACAAAGTCACTTTGACGCCGGACACGCGGTCCGCGCTCGTCTCGATGACCGTCAACGGCGACGTCGCGCTGCCCGCCAACTCGCACGCCGAGCTGAAGCAGTCTTCACTCCTGGGCGAGAAGTTCGTCGAGCTGAGCGTGCCGGCCGCGGAGCCGGCCACCGGGAAGCTGGGTGACGGCGCGCAGATCCCGCTCGGGCGCACCAACCGCAACCCCGAGGTCGAGGAGGTGCTCGGCGCGCTGTCCCTGCTGCTCAACGGCGGCGGCGTCGAGCAGATCCAGAAGATCAGCCACGAGCTGAACGACGCGCTGTCGGGCAACGAGCCGGAGATCCGCGCGCTGCTGTCGCGGGTGGACGAACTGGCGACGCAGCTCGATGGGCACAAAACCGAGATCCTGCGGGCGATCGACGGCCTCGGCAAGCTGTCGGCGACGCTCACCGGCCAGACGCAGAACCTGTCGAACGCGCTCGACAACCTGGCGCCGGGCTTGAAGATCGTCACCGACCAGCGGGACCAGCTCGTCGGGATGCTGAACGCGCTCACCACGCTGTCGGGCGTCGCGACCGACACCGTGACGAAGAGCCGTGACCAGCTGGTCGCGAACCTCAGGACGCTGCAGCCGACGTTGACCAAACTCGGCGAAGCCGGTCAGGACCTGCCGAACGCGTTGCAGATCCTGCTCACCTACCCGCTGCCGGACTACGCGGGCAACGTCGTCAAGGGCGACTACGCGAACGTCGACGCGACCGTGAACCTGGATCTCGACAAGCTGATCCAGAACTTCACGAACTCGTCACAGCCGCCGATCGCGCTGCCGAACACCATCGGGGGCGTGCCGTCCACCGGCACCGCCGCGCCGCCGCCGTTGCCCCTGCCCGACCTCGGGACGGTGACCGGGCAGAGCGGCGGCACCGAGCTGCTGGGCGGCCTCCTGGGCCTGATTGGCGGTGGCAAGTGA